The Pedobacter mucosus genome window below encodes:
- a CDS encoding CusA/CzcA family heavy metal efflux RND transporter — protein sequence MLNKIIEFSIKNKLLIGLLTLALIAWGGYSITRLPIDAVPDITDNQVMIITTTPSLAAQEAERLITFPVEQTMASIPGIKQIRSFSRFGLSLVTVVFNEDVDIYWARQQINERLVDAAKLIPEGIGTPEMAPVTTGLGEIYQYVIHPKKGFEKKYNAMELRSIQDWIVKRQLLGTPGVAEVSGFGGFVKQYEIAVNPDRLSSLKISISDIFKALQTNNQNTGGAYINKSPNAYFIRSEGLVENLDDIGKIVIRSNGTSPILIRDVATVQFGNNVRYGAATRNGQGETVTGIVMMLKGANSSAVIKDVKEKIEQIKKTLPEGVTIEPFLDRKKLVDSAIGTVSKNLIEGALIVIFVLILFLGNLRAGLIVASVIPLAMLFAVCMMNLFGVSGNLMSLGAIDFGLIVDGAVIIVESIIHRIAIGDFIQRNITRLSADQMDEEVYEASSKIRNSAAFGEIIILIVYLPLLVLVGIEGKMFKPMAQTVMFAIMGAFILSLTYVPMMAALGLSKNTVHKRNFSDKMMDWFQRRYSPVIEKVIHHKTVVLVVTGVLLVITIFTFSTLGGEFIPQLDEGDFAVETRVLTGSSIDQMIDVSKKAQDIILKFPEVTQVVNKIGSGEIPTDPMPIEAGDMMVILKDKSEWKTAATREDLADTMQKALAVIPGATFGFQQPIQMRFNELITGAKQDVVLKIYGEDLDILSDEAAKIGKLIRPIPGVYDTYVEEVTGLPQIQIKYNRDKIAQYGVNIEEVNQTIKTAFAGEAAGFVYEGEKRFEMVVRLDQQDRQDIKDVRSLYISTPDGKQIPLQEVATVAFKNGPNQIQRDDTKRRITIGFNVRDRDVASIVAEIKLKLDRKLKLPAGYYVTYGGQFENLQAANRRLSVALPIALLLILSLLYFTFNSMKQSLLIFTAIPLSAIGGVFALLIRGMPFSISAGVGFIALFGVAVLNGIVLISEFNRLKEEGMDDIYQRVLTGTKIRLRPVLMTAAVASLGFLPMAISNTSGAEIQRPLATVVIGGLLTATLLTLIVLPVLYIVFEKKFGKIKPASALIITLLLAGLLFPSRSFAQNGTPIHLSLDQAIDLAVKNNLSLKAANYEVDLQSALKQGSVNLDRTSFTYQQGQINSNNRDNHFSVNQRFEFPSVYTNQSKLATENVKSASAELKLKSSNLISEVKSSFYKVVYLQEKRQLLYYQDSLYTNLLKASDLRYRTGESNRLEKVTSETQLMELKNSLMQNDAERAIAASQLQTLLGITENIVVNEDKLPREPTVSTTDTNSVASNPYLNYLLQQMKVRSRETAVQKAKLLPDLSVGYFNQSFNGVQIFDGIQQNFRGSDRFGGFQVGVGIPILPGGYKAKIKAAKVGEQIASTNLQYQKSIYQGALTQLLQQNTKHLNILKYYENGALKQAELIVKNANAGFKGGEIAYLQYLQSLSLALKIKYDYLDALYAYNQNRLEIEKVTGQK from the coding sequence ATGCTAAATAAAATCATAGAGTTTTCTATTAAGAATAAACTCCTTATTGGTTTATTGACCCTTGCGCTTATCGCATGGGGAGGATATTCCATCACCCGTTTACCTATTGATGCCGTACCTGATATAACAGATAATCAGGTTATGATCATCACCACTACCCCCTCACTTGCAGCCCAGGAAGCGGAAAGGCTAATCACCTTTCCTGTCGAGCAAACGATGGCCAGCATCCCCGGCATCAAACAAATCCGATCATTTTCCCGCTTCGGTCTATCACTGGTCACAGTGGTATTCAATGAAGATGTGGATATTTATTGGGCAAGACAGCAGATCAATGAACGGCTTGTTGATGCAGCAAAATTAATCCCGGAAGGTATTGGAACCCCTGAAATGGCACCTGTTACCACAGGGCTTGGAGAAATCTACCAGTACGTGATTCATCCTAAGAAGGGATTTGAAAAAAAGTATAATGCGATGGAGCTGCGTTCAATTCAGGATTGGATCGTAAAGAGACAATTACTGGGCACTCCCGGCGTAGCAGAAGTGAGTGGTTTTGGCGGATTCGTTAAGCAATACGAGATTGCTGTTAACCCTGATCGCCTAAGCAGTTTAAAAATCAGCATATCTGATATTTTTAAAGCATTGCAAACCAATAACCAAAATACAGGTGGTGCTTATATCAATAAATCGCCCAATGCTTACTTTATCAGAAGTGAGGGGCTGGTAGAGAACTTGGATGATATTGGGAAAATAGTGATCAGAAGCAATGGAACTTCACCAATCCTGATTAGGGACGTCGCCACTGTACAATTCGGCAATAACGTTCGCTATGGTGCTGCAACAAGAAATGGTCAGGGTGAAACCGTTACTGGTATTGTGATGATGCTCAAAGGTGCCAACTCTTCAGCTGTCATCAAAGATGTAAAGGAAAAGATTGAGCAGATCAAAAAAACGTTACCTGAAGGGGTAACGATTGAGCCATTCCTTGATCGAAAAAAACTGGTAGACAGTGCCATTGGTACGGTCTCCAAAAACCTTATTGAGGGGGCGCTGATAGTTATTTTTGTGCTTATTTTGTTTTTAGGGAATCTGCGCGCAGGATTGATCGTCGCATCCGTTATACCGCTAGCCATGCTTTTTGCGGTGTGTATGATGAATCTGTTTGGTGTTTCGGGGAACTTGATGAGTTTGGGTGCTATCGACTTTGGACTCATTGTAGATGGCGCAGTAATTATCGTTGAAAGTATTATCCATAGGATAGCAATTGGAGACTTCATTCAAAGGAATATTACCAGGCTGTCTGCTGATCAAATGGATGAAGAAGTCTATGAGGCTTCTTCAAAAATCAGGAACAGTGCCGCCTTTGGCGAAATCATCATTTTAATTGTCTATTTGCCTCTGCTGGTGCTGGTAGGCATTGAAGGCAAGATGTTTAAGCCAATGGCACAAACCGTAATGTTTGCGATTATGGGTGCCTTTATCCTTTCCTTAACCTATGTGCCAATGATGGCTGCTCTGGGTTTAAGTAAGAACACCGTCCATAAGAGAAATTTCTCTGATAAAATGATGGACTGGTTTCAAAGGAGATATAGCCCGGTAATTGAAAAAGTCATTCATCACAAAACGGTTGTCCTTGTGGTTACAGGAGTATTACTGGTAATCACCATTTTCACCTTTAGCACACTGGGCGGAGAATTTATACCACAACTTGACGAAGGAGATTTTGCGGTAGAAACCAGGGTTTTGACAGGTAGTTCAATCGACCAGATGATTGATGTTTCTAAAAAGGCACAGGATATCATCCTTAAATTTCCCGAAGTCACACAGGTGGTTAATAAGATTGGCTCCGGAGAAATCCCCACCGATCCAATGCCTATTGAGGCCGGGGATATGATGGTGATCTTAAAAGACAAAAGCGAATGGAAAACTGCTGCAACCAGAGAAGACCTCGCAGATACCATGCAGAAAGCGTTGGCAGTCATTCCAGGCGCGACATTTGGTTTCCAGCAACCGATTCAAATGCGATTTAATGAATTGATTACAGGTGCCAAGCAGGACGTTGTGCTTAAAATATATGGGGAAGATCTGGACATACTTTCTGATGAGGCTGCAAAGATCGGTAAGCTGATCAGGCCAATTCCCGGAGTATATGACACTTACGTAGAAGAAGTTACAGGTTTGCCCCAGATACAGATTAAATATAACCGCGACAAGATTGCACAATACGGAGTAAACATTGAAGAGGTAAACCAAACGATAAAAACTGCATTTGCCGGAGAAGCTGCCGGATTTGTTTATGAAGGAGAAAAACGGTTTGAAATGGTGGTGCGGTTGGATCAGCAAGACCGTCAGGATATAAAGGATGTACGTTCCTTATACATCAGCACTCCCGATGGCAAACAAATACCGTTGCAGGAAGTTGCCACGGTGGCGTTTAAAAACGGCCCCAATCAAATTCAGCGGGATGATACAAAACGCAGGATCACTATAGGATTTAATGTGCGTGACCGGGACGTAGCCAGTATTGTAGCAGAAATAAAGCTAAAACTGGATCGTAAATTGAAATTACCAGCAGGTTATTATGTGACCTATGGAGGGCAGTTTGAGAATTTACAGGCAGCAAATAGAAGACTTTCTGTAGCATTGCCCATAGCATTGCTGCTTATTCTATCCTTACTCTATTTCACTTTTAATTCGATGAAACAATCACTTCTTATTTTTACTGCCATACCCTTATCGGCAATTGGCGGTGTCTTTGCACTGCTTATACGTGGTATGCCTTTCAGCATTTCTGCAGGGGTTGGATTTATTGCGCTTTTTGGTGTTGCCGTTTTAAATGGCATTGTACTGATTTCCGAGTTCAACAGGCTAAAGGAAGAAGGTATGGATGACATCTATCAAAGAGTGCTTACGGGTACAAAAATCAGGCTTCGCCCGGTACTCATGACCGCTGCCGTTGCTTCCCTAGGTTTCTTGCCAATGGCTATATCCAATACATCAGGTGCAGAAATCCAGCGTCCCTTAGCTACTGTCGTGATTGGAGGATTGCTTACGGCAACGCTGTTGACGTTAATTGTTTTACCGGTTTTATATATCGTTTTCGAGAAAAAGTTTGGGAAGATTAAACCTGCATCAGCCCTAATCATTACACTGCTATTGGCAGGGTTATTATTTCCTTCCAGATCATTTGCTCAAAATGGTACACCGATACACTTAAGTTTAGACCAGGCTATTGATCTGGCCGTGAAGAACAACTTATCCCTTAAGGCTGCAAATTATGAAGTAGACCTTCAAAGTGCTTTAAAGCAAGGTTCAGTCAACCTTGATCGCACTAGCTTTACTTACCAGCAAGGGCAAATTAATAGCAACAACAGGGACAACCACTTTAGCGTCAACCAAAGGTTTGAATTCCCTTCTGTATATACTAATCAGTCAAAGCTAGCTACCGAAAATGTAAAAAGTGCCAGTGCGGAGCTTAAGTTAAAATCAAGCAACCTGATTAGTGAGGTGAAATCCAGCTTTTACAAAGTGGTCTACCTACAGGAAAAAAGACAACTCTTATACTACCAGGATAGTTTGTATACCAACCTTTTAAAAGCAAGTGATCTGCGTTACCGCACAGGGGAAAGTAACAGATTGGAAAAGGTAACCTCAGAGACCCAGTTGATGGAACTGAAAAACTCCCTGATGCAAAACGACGCTGAAAGAGCGATAGCGGCAAGCCAGTTACAGACGCTCTTGGGTATAACAGAAAATATAGTTGTGAATGAAGACAAACTGCCTAGAGAACCGACAGTATCAACAACAGACACTAATTCTGTTGCCTCTAACCCATATTTGAATTATTTACTGCAGCAGATGAAGGTAAGATCAAGGGAAACAGCGGTGCAAAAAGCTAAATTATTACCTGATTTATCTGTTGGCTATTTTAATCAATCATTCAATGGTGTGCAGATTTTTGACGGCATACAACAGAATTTCCGTGGGTCAGACCGCTTTGGTGGGTTTCAGGTTGGTGTTGGCATTCCGATTTTACCAGGTGGTTATAAGGCAAAGATAAAGGCGGCAAAAGTAGGCGAGCAAATTGCTTCCACCAACTTGCAATATCAGAAAAGTATTTATCAGGGAGCATTGACCCAGCTTTTGCAACAAAACACAAAACACTTAAATATCCTGAAATACTATGAGAACGGTGCTTTGAAACAAGCTGAGCTTATTGTTAAAAACGCCAATGCTGGCTTTAAAGGTGGAGAGATTGCCTACCTGCAATATTTGCAAAGCTTGTCCCTTGCATTAAAAATCAAATACGATTATCTGGATGCGCTTTATGCCTATAATCAAAACAGGCTTGAAATTGAGAAGGTAACAGGTCAGAAATAA